In one window of Oligoflexia bacterium DNA:
- a CDS encoding radical SAM protein, producing the protein MVSRAFENTYLTAKGEPRAKVELSALQTLWLNTGTLCNLSCEHCYIESSPRNDRLAYLSAQDVEPFLDEIKTRQLGTQMIGITDGEPFINPSIIEILNLCLSRGFETLVLSNAFKVLNKHEQSLLDLNQHYPEQFFIRVSLDHYSKDKHEEERGEGTFEKTMQRLQWLHANDFQLSVAGRAMLGENLADSQAGYKSLLEYYAIDLDLEQKLIIFPEMANDKDVPEISTACWDILGVKPEQQMCAHERMLVKHKGATKPVLMPCTLLAYDEQFVMGNTLQEADKPVYLNHRFCAQFCVLGGSSCSGVK; encoded by the coding sequence ATGGTGAGCAGAGCATTTGAAAATACCTATCTTACGGCCAAAGGAGAGCCTAGGGCCAAAGTAGAGTTAAGTGCATTACAGACCTTGTGGTTGAATACCGGAACCTTATGCAATTTAAGCTGTGAGCATTGTTACATAGAATCATCACCCAGAAATGACAGACTGGCTTATTTGTCTGCCCAGGATGTTGAGCCTTTTTTGGATGAAATCAAAACCCGTCAGCTAGGCACCCAAATGATAGGTATTACAGATGGAGAACCGTTTATCAATCCTAGTATTATAGAAATTTTAAATTTATGCCTGTCACGTGGTTTTGAAACCTTGGTTTTAAGCAATGCGTTTAAAGTGTTAAACAAACATGAGCAAAGTTTGCTTGATTTAAATCAGCATTACCCAGAGCAGTTTTTTATTCGTGTATCTTTGGATCATTATAGCAAAGATAAGCATGAAGAAGAGCGGGGTGAGGGAACGTTTGAAAAAACCATGCAGCGTTTACAATGGTTGCATGCCAATGATTTTCAGCTTTCAGTGGCAGGTAGGGCCATGCTGGGAGAAAATTTAGCGGATAGTCAAGCAGGCTATAAATCTTTGCTTGAGTATTATGCAATTGATTTAGACTTAGAACAAAAGTTAATTATTTTTCCTGAAATGGCCAATGATAAAGATGTGCCTGAGATTAGTACAGCTTGTTGGGATATTTTGGGAGTAAAACCTGAACAACAAATGTGTGCGCATGAGCGCATGTTGGTTAAACATAAAGGTGCAACAAAACCAGTGTTGATGCCCTGTACTCTATTGGCTTATGATGAGCAGTTTGTCATGGGCAATACTTTGCAAGAAGCAGATAAACCAGTTTACTTAAATCATCGTTTTTGTGCCCAGTTCTGTGTGCTAGGGGGGTCCAGTTGTTCTGGCGTCAAATAA
- a CDS encoding dihydroorotate dehydrogenase → MLMTTRVGTLELRNPILGASGTFGYGLEFAQLMDLESIGGFVTKGLSMRPRLGNQPPRIHETPYGMLNAIGLHNIGAKAFVKEKLPQLREIDTHVIVNVYGESPQDFIDVAQYLSEHEGISALEINVSCPNVKNGLDIGTDPAQAEQLIAQIREVTYLPLWAKLTPNVTHITAIAQAAINGGADALSLINSVKAMALDWRRNTPHLSNIFGGLSGPAIKPIALAKVFEVTQKFDIPVVGIGGIKSAEDVADFLAVGACAVQVGTHNFADTAATEHIVQALKNTLLEEKTSVSELKGRFLRRETR, encoded by the coding sequence ATGTTGATGACCACAAGGGTAGGAACATTAGAATTGCGCAATCCTATTTTGGGAGCCTCCGGTACCTTTGGTTATGGTTTAGAGTTTGCGCAACTGATGGATTTAGAAAGCATTGGCGGCTTTGTCACCAAAGGCTTATCCATGCGCCCACGTTTGGGTAATCAACCCCCACGCATTCATGAAACACCATACGGAATGCTTAATGCTATTGGCTTACATAATATTGGCGCCAAAGCTTTTGTTAAAGAAAAACTCCCCCAGCTCAGAGAAATTGATACACATGTTATTGTCAATGTTTATGGAGAAAGCCCGCAAGACTTTATTGATGTGGCGCAATATTTGTCTGAACACGAAGGTATCTCCGCTTTAGAAATCAATGTGTCCTGCCCTAATGTTAAAAATGGTTTAGATATTGGAACAGATCCAGCACAAGCGGAACAACTGATTGCTCAAATTAGAGAAGTAACATATTTACCTCTGTGGGCTAAGCTTACGCCCAATGTTACGCATATTACTGCAATAGCCCAAGCGGCCATCAATGGTGGGGCAGATGCCTTGTCTTTGATTAATTCAGTCAAAGCCATGGCCCTAGATTGGCGCAGAAACACGCCACATTTATCCAATATTTTTGGGGGTTTGTCTGGCCCGGCCATTAAACCCATTGCTTTAGCCAAGGTGTTTGAAGTGACTCAAAAATTTGATATTCCGGTTGTAGGCATAGGGGGCATAAAAAGTGCTGAGGATGTGGCTGATTTTTTAGCTGTTGGAGCCTGTGCTGTGCAAGTGGGAACGCATAATTTTGCCGATACTGCAGCAACTGAGCATATCGTTCAGGCTTTAAAAAATACTTTACTGGAAGAAAAAACAAGCGTTTCTGAACTCAAAGGACGATTTTTGCGCCGGGAGACAAGGTGA
- a CDS encoding PilZ domain-containing protein yields MSLNYPVRSKRYAVRIQLGQAAQELFYGSQIMNISKGGVFIKADLVLPVGSIIDFTFTLPKTNQTISVTGVVVWARKALAKQQESFPNHPSGMGIQFVQTSSEILDKISQELQLHSA; encoded by the coding sequence GTGAGTCTTAATTATCCTGTACGTTCCAAACGCTATGCGGTACGCATTCAATTAGGTCAAGCAGCGCAGGAGTTGTTTTACGGTAGCCAAATCATGAATATCTCTAAAGGTGGGGTTTTTATTAAAGCAGATTTGGTCCTACCGGTGGGCAGTATTATTGATTTTACTTTTACTTTACCCAAAACCAATCAAACCATCAGTGTTACCGGAGTGGTGGTTTGGGCGCGCAAAGCCCTGGCCAAACAACAGGAATCCTTCCCCAATCATCCCAGTGGTATGGGAATTCAGTTTGTTCAAACATCCAGTGAGATTTTGGATAAAATCAGTCAAGAATTGCAGTTACACAGCGCCTAA
- a CDS encoding CarD family transcriptional regulator, with translation MRTDEDTNFKIGDKAVYPAYGVGQIERIDEKEIAGTIMSFYVVRILDSEMTLMVPVNGVKNVGLRRLIKASQVKRVFDVFKENDVVIDTTTWNRRQREYNEKIKTGSVFEIAEVMRDLYVLKKDKTLSFGERSMMDKARTLLIKELAIAKESDEESIEKKIEKFFE, from the coding sequence ATGCGTACAGATGAAGACACCAACTTTAAAATTGGTGATAAAGCCGTTTATCCGGCCTATGGTGTGGGTCAAATTGAGCGGATTGATGAAAAAGAGATAGCGGGCACAATCATGTCATTTTATGTGGTCCGTATTTTAGACAGCGAAATGACCTTGATGGTTCCGGTCAATGGCGTAAAAAATGTTGGTTTACGCCGTTTGATTAAGGCTTCCCAAGTCAAGCGTGTATTTGATGTGTTTAAAGAGAATGATGTGGTCATTGACACCACCACTTGGAATCGCAGACAACGCGAATACAATGAAAAAATAAAAACCGGCTCAGTCTTTGAAATTGCTGAAGTCATGCGTGATTTGTACGTTTTAAAAAAAGACAAAACCTTGTCCTTTGGTGAGCGCAGCATGATGGATAAGGCTAGAACCTTATTAATCAAAGAATTGGCCATAGCCAAAGAATCTGATGAAGAAAGCATTGAGAAAAAAATAGAAAAATTTTTTGAATAA